One genomic segment of Hordeum vulgare subsp. vulgare chromosome 2H, MorexV3_pseudomolecules_assembly, whole genome shotgun sequence includes these proteins:
- the LOC123430027 gene encoding mucin-5AC-like, with product TITTMTTMMTMTRTTTTTTITTMTTITTTTTTTTTTTTTTTTTTKTTTTTTTTTTTTTTTTTTTTTTTTTTTTTTTTTTTTTTATTTTTTTTTTTTTTTSTTTTTTVTTTTTTTTTTTPPPPTRATTTTTTTTTTTTTTTTTTTTTTTTATTTTATTTTTTTTTTTTTITTTTTMTITTTTTTTTTTTTTTTTTTMTTTTTTTTTTTTTTTTTTTTTTTTTTTTTTTTTTTTTTTTTTTTMTTTTMTTTTTTTTTTTTTTTTTTTTKATARTTTTTTTTTTTTTTTTTTTTTTTTTTTTKTTTTTTTTTTTTTTTTTTTTTTNTTARTTTTTTTTTITTTTTTTTTTTTTTTTTTTTTTTTTRTTTTTTTTTTTTSTTTTTTVTTTTTTTTTTPPPPTTTTTTTTTTTTTTTTTTTTTTTTTTTTTTTTATTTTTTTTTTTTITTTTTMTTTTTTTTTKTTTTTTTTTTTTMTTTTTTTTTTTTATTTTTTTTTITTITTTTTMTTTTTTTTTTTTTTTTTTTTTTTTTTTTTTTTTTTTTMTMTTTTTTRTTTTTTTTTTTITTTTTTTTTTTTTTTTTTTTTTTTTTTTTTTTTTTTTTTMSTTTTTTMTTTTTTTTTTTTTTTTTTTTTTTTTTTTTTITT from the exons acaataacgacgatgacgacgatgatgacgatgacgagaacgacaacaacaacgacaataacaacaatgacaacaataacaacaacaacaacaacaacaacaacgacgacgacgacgacgacgacgacgacgaagacgacgacgacaacaacaacgacaacaacaacaacaacaacaacaacaacaacaacaacaacaacaacaacaacgacgacgacgacgacgacgacgacgac aacaacgacaacagcgacaacaacgacaacaacgacaacaacaacaacaacaacaacaacgtcaacaacaacgacaacaacagtgacaacaacaacaacaacaaccacaacaacaacaccaccaccaccaacaagagcaacaaccacaacaacaacaacaacaacaacaacaacgacgacgacgacgacgacgacaac aacgacgacaacagcgacaacaacgacagcaacgacaacaacaacaacaacaacaacgacaacaacgacaataacgacaacaacaacaatgacaataacgacaacaacaacaacaacaactacgacaacaacaacaacaacaacaacaacaatgacgacgacgacgacaac gacgacaacaacaacaacgacgacaacaacgacaacaacaacaacaacaacaacaacaacaacaacaacaacaacaacaacaacaacaacaacaacaacaacgacgacgacgacgatgacaacaacaacaatgacaacaacaacaacaacaacgac gacaacaacaacaacaacaacaacgacaacaacaacaaaagcaacagcaaggacaacaactacaactactactactactactactactactactactactactactactactactactactactactactacaacgaagacgacgacaacaacaacaacaac gacgacaacaacaacaacaacaacaacgacaacaacaacaacgaatacgacggcgaggacgacaacaacaacgacaacaacgacaataacaacaacaacaacaacaacaacaacaacaacaactactactactactactacaacaacaacaacaa cgacaacgaggacaacaacgacaacaacgacaacaacaacaacaacgtcaacaacaacgacgacaacagtgacaacaacaacaacaaccacaacaacaacaccaccaccaccaacaacaacaacaaccacaacaacaacaacaacaacaacaacaacaacaacaacaacgacgacaacgacgacgacgacgacga cgacaacaacgacagcaacgacaacaacaacaacaacaacgacaacaacgacaataacgacaacgacaacaatgacaacaacgacaacaacaacaacaacaaaaacgacaacaacaacaacaacaacaacaacaacaacaatgacgacgacgacaacaacgacga cgacaacaacgacagcaacgacaacaacaacaacaacaacgacaataacgacaataacgacaacaacaacaatgacaacaacgacaacaacaacaacaacgacaacaacaacaacaacaacaacaacaacaacaacaacaacaacaacaacgacgacgacgacgacgacgacgacaacgacgacgatgacgatgacgacgacaacaac gacgagaacaacaacaacaacgacaacaacaacaacaacaataacaacgacaacaacgacaacaacaacaacaacaacaacgacgacgac gacgacaacaacgacaacaacaacaacaacaacaacaacaacaacaacaacaacaacaacaacaacaacaatgtcaacaacaacgacgacaacaatgacaacaacaacaacaacaacaacaacaacaacaacaacaaccacaacaacaacaacaacaaccacaacaacaacaacaacaaccacaacgataacaaca